A genome region from Natranaeroarchaeum sulfidigenes includes the following:
- a CDS encoding DUF7289 family protein, with amino-acid sequence MNWDSITLRKDRGITPVVAVILLVGLVLMSATLTVLAGMSLMETIEDQQDFEEAETDMQTIQSELHAASTSQDAFNSFVSTNEDVRVGGDATVMLESGGEKAEIPLQSLVRDTDTGHVTLEGGGIFRTQDGHTTISSPPDIRIDDEGIDIQLSGFDGEAGHSSDELRIETGPEIDLDEDTQDDLDTVIDEFVDPDEDPKLELTVESEHAEAWERHFQNQDASVWSITTDLDDDEVEATIYRGDGEDGILIKTDDGYGLDTPNNHVVETNDNQIFADPLLINAEDDAVTPEMELSVCETDGTLLEDERVAYDDELSPDEEVVVGANNNEWLRIDDDGNVDNSGNAFFNPRSNGDRALDLTEGERYEYRIETDPGEQDHEGWFYYTDTNDIDGGFVFEEVQTETVDGEIRIRADITNIDDSSDTQDIELEIEGVADPIMRDGLDLDQGETETVGWQLDESSFPEGEYDFTLSTESVIGGDEVEYDGTVTAPNAVEAFRITDDLGVPEDDWIGENPHIVSSEDDVTIKAEITNQYPEQETQDITLDIDGEPQSDTKETTLDSGESKEVELTVDDLDGSDSGELYEYTIATEDDELDEAGAFLVVDEPSEFEITGHEIDGAIKAGSPLSVNVDIDNQGPADEQFVLLTDFDDQFVDSNEVEIDNRGTANDVSLTWGEVVPADDGAITVTTATDSQTIAEPDDIDPFVDIKDVSIDGPIEQGESATVDVDITTTGDAPDDHVLQLNDSGETETVVSDLDDGEGTVSFEYDTDADVITHRLHLETYDQANNVVDAEADEVLVVERDGPVCGDVDYEQDEDDFYLIETVDQLQCINEHGLDENYRLANDIDAHGTEYWNPQLFGEEQGFEPIGSESSDFTGTLDGDGNEIRGLSIDRPSEDGVGLIGVAGLDNNQNQGSVGDGAYVERLRLSDIDVAGNKEVGGLAGNFAGTVEDVSVEGTVTADEQRAAIVVGRANNADLSNRIVAVGEVTGGSTGAEVDRGIGAIVGRPSWYTTVDTGYAQADVTGPENVGGLMGTSSRYASEFEQMYFVGDVTATNNPDTAGAITGLIEDPPRGAGGEDVFDSSVYWETSATDDAWGSVDPGAQFTDDMQERSDEMMQGFDVNQDDKLGDLDFEEDHEDNPWVAIPGDYPRFAWELAAEGQFEVDINEDESTTSVTAGEEVDVSTTITSRYADRDEDATETQTITLIGPDGDIVASEEVTIDSTLGTDEEVDRTITWPTSIQDEGDGQELTVRTEDDQEDTITVDIDEPERGVGSSDPDVDGGDIDIGDDIGSGDVEDIDLEDEIDIGVDVIEIS; translated from the coding sequence ATGAATTGGGACTCCATCACACTCCGGAAAGACCGGGGGATTACCCCCGTTGTCGCCGTGATTTTACTTGTGGGACTCGTTCTTATGAGTGCCACACTCACTGTTCTTGCGGGGATGAGTCTGATGGAGACGATCGAGGACCAACAGGATTTCGAGGAGGCGGAAACGGACATGCAGACCATCCAGTCCGAGTTACATGCTGCAAGCACCAGCCAGGATGCGTTCAACTCGTTTGTTTCGACTAACGAGGATGTTCGTGTGGGAGGGGATGCAACCGTCATGCTAGAAAGCGGAGGCGAGAAGGCCGAAATCCCACTGCAGTCACTCGTTCGTGACACTGACACTGGCCACGTGACGCTGGAAGGCGGGGGTATCTTCCGAACGCAGGATGGCCACACGACGATTTCGTCACCACCTGACATCCGAATCGACGATGAAGGTATCGATATCCAGTTGAGTGGGTTCGACGGCGAGGCAGGTCATTCGAGTGACGAACTCCGGATTGAAACGGGCCCAGAGATCGATCTTGATGAGGACACACAGGATGACCTCGACACCGTCATCGACGAGTTTGTCGATCCGGACGAGGATCCAAAACTGGAGCTAACCGTCGAGAGCGAGCATGCTGAAGCGTGGGAGCGACACTTCCAGAATCAGGATGCATCGGTCTGGAGTATCACGACGGACCTCGACGATGACGAAGTCGAAGCCACAATTTACCGCGGGGACGGAGAGGATGGGATCCTTATTAAAACCGACGACGGATACGGACTCGATACGCCGAACAATCACGTCGTCGAAACGAATGACAACCAGATTTTCGCCGATCCACTGCTTATTAACGCCGAAGACGACGCAGTAACACCGGAGATGGAGCTGTCGGTGTGCGAAACTGACGGCACCCTGCTGGAGGACGAGCGGGTCGCTTACGATGACGAGCTCTCTCCCGACGAGGAGGTAGTGGTTGGCGCTAACAACAACGAATGGCTACGTATCGACGATGATGGAAACGTCGACAACAGTGGGAACGCGTTCTTCAACCCAAGATCCAACGGAGACCGAGCGTTGGACTTGACAGAGGGGGAACGGTACGAATATCGAATCGAAACCGACCCGGGTGAACAGGACCACGAAGGCTGGTTCTACTACACCGACACAAATGACATCGACGGGGGATTCGTCTTTGAGGAAGTTCAAACGGAGACCGTCGACGGCGAAATTCGGATACGTGCGGACATCACGAACATCGACGACTCATCGGATACGCAGGATATCGAACTGGAAATCGAGGGTGTAGCGGATCCGATCATGCGTGACGGTCTCGATCTCGACCAGGGCGAAACGGAAACCGTCGGGTGGCAACTCGACGAGTCCAGTTTCCCAGAAGGGGAGTACGATTTCACCCTGTCCACCGAGAGCGTCATTGGCGGCGACGAGGTCGAGTATGACGGGACGGTTACCGCACCGAATGCCGTAGAGGCGTTCCGGATCACCGATGATCTCGGGGTTCCGGAAGACGACTGGATCGGGGAAAACCCCCACATCGTGAGTAGCGAAGACGACGTGACAATCAAGGCCGAGATCACCAATCAGTATCCGGAGCAGGAAACCCAGGATATCACCCTTGATATCGACGGAGAACCACAGAGCGATACAAAAGAGACCACACTCGACTCCGGTGAGTCGAAGGAGGTCGAATTAACGGTTGACGATCTCGACGGCAGCGATAGCGGGGAACTGTATGAATACACGATCGCGACTGAGGACGATGAGTTAGACGAAGCGGGTGCGTTCCTCGTCGTCGACGAACCATCCGAGTTCGAGATTACCGGCCACGAGATCGACGGCGCGATTAAAGCTGGTAGTCCGCTCTCGGTGAACGTTGATATCGACAATCAGGGGCCAGCGGACGAGCAGTTCGTCCTGCTCACGGATTTCGATGACCAGTTCGTCGACAGCAATGAGGTGGAGATCGACAATCGCGGGACTGCGAACGACGTGTCGCTCACCTGGGGCGAGGTCGTCCCGGCCGACGATGGCGCGATTACGGTGACCACAGCGACCGATAGCCAAACGATAGCCGAACCTGACGACATCGACCCGTTCGTCGACATCAAGGATGTCAGTATCGACGGCCCGATCGAACAGGGTGAGTCGGCGACTGTCGACGTCGATATCACGACGACCGGCGACGCGCCGGACGATCACGTCCTGCAGTTGAACGACTCCGGAGAGACGGAAACGGTCGTGAGCGATCTCGATGACGGTGAGGGAACGGTGTCGTTCGAGTACGACACCGATGCTGACGTGATCACGCACCGCCTGCACCTGGAAACGTACGATCAGGCTAACAACGTCGTCGATGCCGAAGCGGATGAAGTGCTGGTAGTTGAGCGGGATGGCCCCGTCTGTGGAGATGTCGACTACGAGCAGGACGAAGACGATTTCTACCTGATCGAGACTGTCGATCAGCTACAGTGTATCAACGAGCACGGGTTGGACGAGAACTACCGGCTCGCAAACGATATTGATGCGCACGGGACCGAGTACTGGAACCCACAGCTATTCGGAGAGGAGCAAGGATTCGAGCCGATCGGTAGTGAGAGTTCTGACTTCACTGGCACCCTAGATGGCGATGGGAACGAAATCCGTGGATTGAGCATAGATAGACCGTCTGAAGATGGAGTTGGCTTGATCGGGGTCGCTGGGCTGGACAATAATCAAAATCAGGGGAGTGTAGGTGACGGTGCATACGTTGAACGGTTGCGTTTGAGTGATATCGATGTTGCTGGAAATAAAGAAGTCGGCGGGCTTGCTGGAAACTTCGCTGGGACTGTGGAGGATGTGTCAGTTGAAGGGACGGTAACTGCCGACGAACAACGCGCCGCAATTGTCGTGGGACGAGCAAACAATGCAGACTTATCTAACCGCATCGTTGCTGTGGGTGAGGTTACTGGTGGGAGCACTGGCGCTGAAGTTGACCGTGGTATTGGGGCAATTGTTGGACGTCCCTCTTGGTACACGACGGTCGATACGGGGTACGCGCAGGCTGATGTCACTGGGCCGGAGAACGTCGGTGGGTTGATGGGCACTTCATCACGTTATGCGTCCGAATTCGAGCAAATGTACTTCGTCGGTGATGTAACAGCAACAAATAACCCGGACACTGCTGGGGCAATTACTGGACTCATCGAAGATCCACCGCGAGGAGCTGGCGGAGAGGATGTGTTCGATTCCAGTGTTTACTGGGAAACGAGCGCCACAGACGATGCTTGGGGCTCAGTCGACCCAGGGGCTCAATTCACCGATGATATGCAGGAACGCTCCGACGAGATGATGCAAGGGTTCGATGTAAACCAAGATGACAAACTTGGAGACCTTGATTTCGAAGAGGACCACGAAGACAATCCGTGGGTCGCCATCCCGGGCGATTACCCGCGCTTCGCCTGGGAACTCGCCGCGGAAGGCCAGTTCGAGGTCGACATCAACGAGGACGAATCCACGACCAGCGTCACCGCAGGCGAGGAGGTCGACGTGAGCACGACGATCACGAGTCGGTACGCCGACAGGGACGAGGATGCGACCGAGACGCAAACAATAACGCTGATCGGTCCCGATGGAGACATCGTCGCGAGTGAGGAAGTGACGATCGACAGCACGCTCGGAACGGACGAGGAAGTCGACCGTACCATCACATGGCCGACCAGCATTCAGGACGAAGGTGACGGTCAGGAACTCACAGTACGAACCGAAGATGACCAGGAGGACACGATCACTGTCGACATCGACGAACCCGAACGCGGTGTCGGTAGCTCCGATCCTGACGTTGACGGCGGGGACATCGACATCGGTGACGATATCGGTTCAGGCGACGTCGAGGATATCGACCTCGAAGACGAAATCGACATCGGTGTCGACGTGATCGAGATCAGCTAG